In the genome of Pieris rapae chromosome 6, ilPieRapa1.1, whole genome shotgun sequence, one region contains:
- the LOC110997218 gene encoding beta-1,4-glucuronyltransferase 1-like gives MSRCLRVCGAYSYRLTRRHSTLLLFISFVVTITVIFHIYAFKHHEKPHASAQIGDFEYKPGAFLRGRQPNENKSYCEFNYGLPHYINWGTFPIFSSPESGITGPYRVIYNAIRGTEYANDTKYDAVTYATQATPEFIYHIVEIAKYWDGPISFALYVPNYDMDVSVQILKHICSCYPAMSKVSLHLFYPKRHPPKIRNPEDFIPTTAIPTVAVNISSDIILKKKLDNYRNLDRKSRAEYVQWVRKRKIERMMAKVNKKQESAPNLHFADCSGPDVSDMPTFRREHKMIYPINVGRNIARNASKTNYFIVSDIEMVPSFGLAPKFLRMVRKLMGDKKRDEGCIFAKTVFVVPLFEVERGEDIPHDKDTLVNMVISNRAMYFHQKICSHCQRFPGLQTWLLRSPHNTLEPMLIARREYPYHRWEPLYFGTNKEPWYSEMLSWDGRQDKMTQMLELCLQDYRMVVLDGGFLCHAAANKNTSQNARAQYLNRQRYQNIIASFKEKYPDRPKCKISWGCKHTT, from the exons ATGTCGAGATGTTTACGAGTATGTGGGGCATATTCCTATAGACTTACACGCAGACATTCTACATTACTTCTATTTATTTCGTTTGTTGTTACTATCACTGTGATATTCCATATATATGCATTTAAACATCACGAAAAACCCCACGCGTCTGCACAAATTGGAGATTTCGAATACAAACCTGGAGCTTTCTTACGAGGTCGACAGCCCAATGAAAACAAAAGCTATTGTGAATTTAATTATGGCCTTCCACATTACATCAATTGGGGTACTTTCCCAATATTTTCCTCCCCTGAATCAGGTATCACCGGACCTTATAGAGTCATATATAACGCAATCAGAGGAACAGAATATGCTAACGATACAAAGTATGACGCGGTGACGTATGCTACACAAGCGACGccagaatttatttatcacattgTTGAAATAGCCAAGTATTGGGATGGCCCAATCAGTTTCGCTCTGTATGTGCCCAACTACGATATGGACGTCTctgtacaaatattaaaacacatatGTTCATGCTATCCTGCCATGTCAAAGGTATCACTGCATTTATTTTACCCTAAGCGTCATCCACCAAAAATAAGGAATCCAGAGGACTTCATTCCCACTACAGCAATACCGACTGTTGCTGTAAACATATCCAGtgatatcattttaaaaaagaagCTAGATAATTACAGGAACTTGGATCGTAAATCCAGAGCTGAATACGTACAATGGGTGAGAAAAAGGAAAATTGAACGAATGATGGCAAAAGTAAATAAGAAACAGGAAAGCGCACCGAATTTGCATTTTGCCGATTGCTCGGGGCCTGATGTATCCGACATGCCGACATTTCGGCGCGAACATAAAATGATATATCCAATAAACGTAGGAAGGAACATCGCACGGAATGCGTCGAAGACAAACTATTTCATTGTGTCGGATATAGAAATGGTGCCGAGTTTCGGATTAGCGCCGAAATTTCTAAGAATGGTGAGGAAACTTATGGGCGATAAGAAACGCGACGAGGGCTGTATATTCGCTAAGACTGTCTTTGTAGTGCCGCTGTTTGAAGTTGAAAGGGGAGAGGATATTCCTCACGACAAAGACAC GTTGGTGAATATGGTTATCTCGAACCGCGCAATGTATTTTCATCAAAAGATTTGTTCTCACTGTCAACGGTTTCCTGGTCTTCAGACTTGGCTACTGCGGTCTCCGCACAATACACTAGag CCAATGCTGATAGCTCGAAGGGAATATCCCTATCACCGCTGGGAGCCACTTTATTTCGGAACTAACAAGGAGCCCTGGTACAGTGAGATGCTGTCTTGGGACGGCAGACAGGACAAAATGACGCAG ATGTTGGAGCTGTGTCTTCAAGACTATCGGATGGTGGTACTCGATGGAGGATTCCTCTGCCACGCCGCGGCTAACAAGAATACTTCTCAAAACGCAAGAGCACAGTACCTCAACCGACAACGATATCAGAACATTATTGCTTCGTTTAAGGAGAAATATCCCGATCGACCCAAGTGTAAGATCTCGTGGGGATGTAAGCACACAACTTAA
- the LOC110997176 gene encoding uncharacterized protein LOC110997176, producing MGMRPHGFSGTLVDFTDPKVQGHLDALVRMAQSCVIKVRATPKDVRAYFTNSPPITRSGQCFAACMLEQSDVINHGKVNRDLLIHLASLVNGKNSRVVRKLHSISRLCLDSIEGMSDRCQLASTYNDCLNENMIEFAFPLDLAEEAVRKMPFHLIQPNLPQELRQTSF from the exons ATGGGTATGAGGCCCCATGGATTTTCAGGGACCTTAGTGGACTTCACTGATCCTAAG gtgcAAGGACATCTCGATGCCCTAGTGCGCATGGCCCAATCATGTGTGATCAAAGTGAGGGCCACCCCAAAAGATGTAAGAGCATATTTCACGAATTCCCCACCGATTACGAGGTCAGGGCAGTGTTTTGCAGCGTGTATGCTGGAACAGAGTGATGTCATCAATCATGGAAAG GTAAACCGAGACCTTCTCATCCACCTGGCCAGTCTGGTGAATGGAAAAAATTCAAGAGTTGTACGAAAGCTCCACAGCATCTCCAGGTTATGCCTGGACAGCATTGAAGGAATGTCAGATCGCTGCCAACTAGCCTCCACCTATAACGATTGCTTGAATGAGAATATGATTGAATTCGCCTTTCCCTTGGACCTCGCTGAGGAGGCTGTTCGAAAGATGCCGTTTCATCTCATACAGCCGAA tttaccACAAGAATTGCGGCAGACATCATTTTAA